The following is a genomic window from bacterium.
CGCCCTCGTGCACGTCGATGCCTGCGCCGGGCCGCGATGGATTCCGATCCCCGGCGGCGCCGACCTGGTCTCCCTCAGCGGCCACAAGCTGGGGGCGGGCCGCGGCGGGATCCTGTTCGTCAGGGATGGCGTGCGGATCGACCCGCAGCTCTTCGGCGGCCCGCAGGAATGGGGTCGTCGCGCGGGCCGTGAGGATGTCGCCGCCGCGACCGCCGTCGCCACCGCGCTGTCGGTCTGCGTGCGCCAGCGAGAGGCGCGTGGGCGCTCGGCGGCGCACCAGAGCGCATCGCTGAGATCGCTGCTGGAGGAGATGGGGGGGACCCTCACGGGCGCCGGACCGCGACTGCCCAACTTCGCGTCGTGCGCCTTCGACGACCGCCGCGGTGAGGACCTGCTGCTCGCTCTCGACCTCGCCGGAGTCGCGGCTTCGAGCGGCTCCGCATGCGCTTCCGGATCGCTGGATCCGTCACACGTCCTGCTGGCGATGGGGCTCGACCTGAGACGGGCCCTCGGCAGCCTCCGCCTGACGACCGGCTACGCCACGACCGACGAGGAGGTCTCGCGCGCGCATACGATCATCTCGCCCGCGCTGACCCGCACGCCTGTCCGTGCCTAGCGATCCCGCCGGGTCGGGCCGGCCCTTGACCGCGGAACAGGAGCTCGCTCAACGCGTGTCCCGCGGCGAGGAGGTCGTGCTCGCCACGGTCATCAGGGTGGATGGCGAACCGCCCTCCCAAGCCGGCGCCAAGCTGCTCCTGTCGCGAACCGCCATGCTCGCGGGCACGCTCGGCTGCAGCGAGTTCGACGGCGCCGCCCTCGCCGACTCAGAGCGGATAGCCGAGTCGGGAGCGCCTCAGCTTCGCACCTACCGCCACGACCTCGGCAGCATCGAGGTCTACCTCGAGCCGTACGCGCCCGCGCCGACCCTGCTGGTTTTCGCGGCGACTCCAGTCGCCCGGTCGCTGCTGCGGTGGGCGCCCGAGGTCGGGTTCCGGACCCTGCTGGTCGAAACGCGGCCGGAGCGGCTGAAGGACGCCGGCTGGCCGGCGGCGGTCGGAGCGCTGACCGATCTTCCCGCCGGCCTCGGGCCGGAGCTCTACATCGTGCACACCGACCACGACGCGGAAGACCTGGCGCAGGCGCTGGCAACCGTGCTGCCGAAGCAGCCCCGATTCATCGGCCTGGTCGGGAGCCGGCGGCACACCGGCCATCATCTCGAGGCGCTGCGGGCGAAGGGCGTGCCCGAAGAGGTCATCGCCCGCATCCAGAGCCCCGTCGGCCTCGACCTCGGCGGCATCACCCCAGGCGAGATCGCGCTCTCCATCCTGGCCGGCCTGGTCGCGATCAGAAGACATGGCCGTGGCGGCTGGAAACAGGGCGCCCCAGCCTGACTTCGCCCGCCGGCACGCCGCCGCCTGAGCCCGCCGAGTCTGGGTCGCCGGCCCCGTCGCGGCGCCCGACGATCGGTTAATTCGGACTGGGTTCGAGCGGTGCGAACGGCATAATCAGGCTCCGTGTCGATCGCGCCCGGAACCAAGCTCGGCCAGTACGAGGTCCAGGACTTCATCGGCCAGGGGGCCATGGGCCTGGTCTACCGCGCCTATCACCCGCAGCTGGAGCGCACCGGCGCGGTCAAGGTGCTGCAGTCGATCGCACCGGATCCGGACACGACCGCCCGCTTCCGCCACGAGGCGCAGGCGATCGCCCAGATGCGCCACCCCAACATCCTGAATGTCTACGACTTCGGCGAGTACCAGGGAATGCCGTACATGATCGTGGAGTACGTCCCCGGCGGCAGCCTCGCGA
Proteins encoded in this region:
- a CDS encoding xanthine dehydrogenase, which translates into the protein MPSDPAGSGRPLTAEQELAQRVSRGEEVVLATVIRVDGEPPSQAGAKLLLSRTAMLAGTLGCSEFDGAALADSERIAESGAPQLRTYRHDLGSIEVYLEPYAPAPTLLVFAATPVARSLLRWAPEVGFRTLLVETRPERLKDAGWPAAVGALTDLPAGLGPELYIVHTDHDAEDLAQALATVLPKQPRFIGLVGSRRHTGHHLEALRAKGVPEEVIARIQSPVGLDLGGITPGEIALSILAGLVAIRRHGRGGWKQGAPA